Proteins from a single region of Vicia villosa cultivar HV-30 ecotype Madison, WI unplaced genomic scaffold, Vvil1.0 ctg.001284F_1_1, whole genome shotgun sequence:
- the LOC131634360 gene encoding uncharacterized protein LOC131634360, which translates to MDNFPNASSYFQALKLIAEQLGNVGAPISEDRLVLRLVTSLSSGYDSLATIIQQFDPLPSFYKARSMLRLEETRRNKNTGVESALLHTQYDVSYVTPNRSSDAAPSRYNNRNTGGRGKQYRGKGNNNHKGNSYKDSSDNNKNNSGTNNKQGNQSASWTWVPFTPPSWPQQPSWNPRPIPYPIMGWVTSATGRGAGVL; encoded by the coding sequence ATGGATAATTTTCCAAATGCGTCGTCTTATTTCCAAGCATTGAAACTGATAGCCGAACAACTCGGCAATGTTGGGGCTCCGATCAGCGAGGATCGCCTGGTCCTCCGCCTTGTGACAAGCCTCTCAAGTGGGTACGATAGTCTCGCCACCATCATTCAACAATTTGATCCGCTGCCATCTTTTTACAAAGCGAGATCTATGCTCAGACTTGAGGAAACCCGTCGCAATAAGAACACTGGTGTCGAGTCTGCCCTCCTCCACACACAATATGATGTTTCTTATGTCACTCCAAATCGGTCTTCTGATGCTGCACCTTCTCGCTACAACAACCGCAACACCGGAGGTCGTGGAAAGCAATATCGTGGCAAGGGAAATAATAATCACAAAGGTAACTCTTACAAGGATTCCTCTGACAATAACAAAAATAACTCTGGCACAAATAACAAACAGGGAAATCAATCTGCTTCTTGGACATGGGTTCCTTTTACGCCTCCCTCTTGGCCACAACAACCATCTTGGAACCCACGTCCAATACCATACCCTATCATGGGCTGGGTTACTTCTGCTACTGGTCGTGGTGCTGGTGTTTTGTGA